A genomic region of Elaeis guineensis isolate ETL-2024a chromosome 9, EG11, whole genome shotgun sequence contains the following coding sequences:
- the LOC105051145 gene encoding LOW QUALITY PROTEIN: E3 ubiquitin-protein ligase UPL1-like (The sequence of the model RefSeq protein was modified relative to this genomic sequence to represent the inferred CDS: inserted 4 bases in 4 codons): MAGHRSSFPXRLQQILSGGRPVSPALKLESEPPPKVKAFIDRVIKTPLHDIAIPLSGFRWEYNKGNFHHWRPLFMHFDTYFKTCLSCRKDLLLSDNISEEDPFPKHSVMQILRVMQVILENCHNKSSFGGLEHFKLLLASTDPEILIATLETLSALVKINPSKIHVSGKLIGCGSVNSCLLSLAQGWGSKEEGLGLHSCVMANERNQHEGLCLFPSDVENKCHETQYHLGSTLHFEYNMVVSQDTEQTSRRSNSSITCVIQIPDLHLLKEDDLSILKQCVDQFNVPPECRFSLLTRIRYAHALRSLRTCRLYSRIMVLAFIVLVQSNDAQDELVSFFANEPEYANELMRLVRSEDSVPGTIRALAILALGAQLAAHASSHERARILSSSSIISVGGNRMVLLNVLQKAVSSLTNPSDPSTPLFVDALLQFFLLHVLSSSSSGSAIRGSAMVPPLLPLLGDSDPAHTNLVCSAVKTLQKLMEYSSPAVSLFKDLGGVELLTQRLQIEVHRVIGTVGENSNTMITGDLKSDEDHVYSQKRLIKALLKALGSATYSPANSTRSQGSQDNSLPVSLSLIFHNVNKFGGDIYFSAVTVMSEIIHKDPTCYPILNESGLPDSFLSSVISGILPSSKALICVPNGLGAICLNAKGLDAVRDTAALQFLVDTFTTRKYLVAMNEGVVLLASAVEELLRHVSSLRSTGVDIIIEIINKLASMGKDKCKDPSGCLVENTDMETDLDDKLNDGHDLVGAMDSAADGISNEQFVQLCIFHVMILVQRTMENPETCRLFVEKGGIEKLLKLLLQPSITQSSEGMPIALHSXLVFKGFTQHHSAPLAHAFSSSLREHLKKALSGFSSVAGSFLLAPRSTPDNEIFSSLFVVEFILFLAASKDNRWISALLTEFGDASRDVLEDIGWVHREVLWQIALFEDLKIEADAESSNFTNEVKRSEAGNESDEQRFSSFRQYLDPLLRRRVSGWSIESQVSDLISIYRDLGRAASGSRRLGMDGHSTLRLASGSQSQSSNSVDANATEEDKQRSYYSSCCEMMKSLSYHISHLFMELGKAMLLASRRENNPINVSXSVGSVVGTVAATVLEHLNFGGHASPNMEISISTKCRYLGKVVDFIDGILSDRPESCNPIMLNCFYGRGVIHAILTTFEATSQLLFAVNRVPASPMETDDKSLKEEKEDMDKSWIYGPLASYGTLMDHLVTSSFILSFSTKQLLEQPIANGNVPFPQDAEAFVKVLQSKVLKSVLPIWTHPHFAECDTEFISAMISIMRHVYSGVEVRNVSGSAGDRLSGPPPDETAISMIVEMGFSRVRAEEALRQVGTNSVEIATDWLFSHPEEPQEDAELARALAMSLGNSDASSKEDEAAISKNFDQEEEAVQLPPVDEILSACIRLLQVKDPLAFPVRDLLVMICSQNDGQYRSKVLNFIIDHVKHCRMASDPFNSNTLSALFHVLALILHEDAVARELASQAGLVKIALDLLLEWNLGLQVGEKSQVPKWVTVCFLSIDRMLQVDAKLASEFTNLDQLKKDDPDTQTPVVIGESKMKDSQSTLGSTTRFLDVQDQKRLLDICCRCIQNQLPSCTMHVVLRLCATLTKVHSVAVSFLDAGGLRALLNLPTSSLFSGFNNVASAIVRHILEDPHTLQQAMESEIRHTLHSNSRIAPRNFIQNLSFVISRDPVVFMKAAHAVCQIEMVGDRPYVVPLKDHDKEKSKEKEKDKAIEKDRSAAADGKFTAGDVNSMAPGSGHGKLSDSNTKNTKPHRKSPQSFTMVIEHLLNLIVTFIPSLKVEDQFDGVPGTPSVADMDIDFTAAKGKGKAIAVSSEDSKIASQEASASLAKTAFILKLLTEILLTYTSSIHVLLRRDEFSSFHRPIHGSSANSSGGIFHHILLKFLPYPGIHKKAKKADGDWRHKLATRANQFLVASSIRSTEGRKRIFSEISNAFNNFIDSSSGCSSPDSSMHAFVDLLNDILAARSPTGAYISAEASATFIDVGLVRTLTRTLQILDLDHADSPKIVTGIVKALETVSREYVHSADLNALKGDTSLKPASDQNQVGSSYGSGSGFQLLETTSRHDHIEGXAGHVESFNAVRNSGSSDSITDDMDHDQDLDRGFAHESQDDFMREASEDGAGNENGMSTVEIRFDIPHNAEDEMGDEDDDMSGDDGDEVDEDEDEDDEENNDLEEDDLHQMSHPDTDQDEHEVDDEEFDEDGLEEDDDDDEDDDGVILRLEEGFNGINVFDHIEVFGGNNNFSSETLSVMPLDIFGSRRQGRTTSIYNLLGRAGDHGVHLEHPLLEEPSSFRHFVRQSKQVKNAVDMAFSDRNHEGTSSRLDAIFRSLRSGQQGRHRFNMWLDDSQQRGGSSAPAVPPGIEELLVSQLRRPMPDQPSDQNVSTDNPQEKDEPNQLQRSDAGVREETITGGSGNNENMVIPSPSSAVDGTGNGVGPSDVAALQERGTSNANEQVADMQREHSDAAIRDVEAVSQASSGSGATLGESLRSLEVEIGSADGHDDGERQGPADRLPLGDSQPSTRVRRSLGSTMPIASRDTSLESVSEVPQHPSSQDAGQSVPQEEQQPNRNVDTDAIDPTFLEALPEDLRAEVLSSRQNQVAQPSSERSQTDGEIDPEFLAALPPDIREEVLAQQRAQRLQQSQELEGQPVEMDAVSIIATFPSEIREEVLITSPDTLLATLTPALVAEANMLRERFAHRHYSGTLFGMNSRNRRGESSRQGDTIGSSLDRTTGDVARKSAAGKLIEADGAPLVDTDALKTLIRLLRVVQPVYKGQFQRLLLNLCAHHETRMSLVKILMDMLDLRGSTDNSVDAAEPLYRLYGCQSYIAYSRPRFSNGVPPIVSRRVLETLTYLARNHLNVAKLLLHLELAQPPLHKAEASDQGRGKAVIMEEDKPEDKKGDFAIALLLSLLNQPLYMRSVAHLEQLLNLLEVIMVNAESDSGLSNKSRESPDQPSSDTTMQDVQMNTDAVGSSAGGDGKSFKAEDSSRNSACTVNNKSSIGAVLLSLPQAELLLLCLLLAREGLSDNAYVLVAEVLKKIVTIAPSYCSLFIKELAISLQNLTSCARNELHLYVDAGKAVLSTSSTNGTAILRVLQALSSLVVALHEKKDPRLLPEREYASALSQIWDINAALESLWVELSNCISKIESSSESQSDLTAISGNLASTAAGVAPPLPAGTQNILPYIESFFVTCEKLFPGQSEAVQEFAATASDIEDSTTLTSGQKSSGTSQNVDEKHVAFVKFSEKHRKLLNAFIRQNPGLLEKSFSLMLKVPRFIDFDNKRAYFRSKIKHQHDHHHNPVRISVRRAYILEDSYNQLRMRSPQDLKGRLTVHFQGEEGIDAGGLTREWYQLLSRVIFDKGALLFTTVGNESTFQPNPNSVYQTEHLSYFKFVGRVVGKALFDGQLLDVHFTRSFYKHILGVKVTYHDIEAVDPDYYKSLKWILENDKSDILDLTFSIDADEEKLILYEKSQVTDCELIPGGRNIRVTEENKKEYVDRIAEHRLTTAIRPQINAFMEGFNELIPQDLISIFNDKELELLISGLPDIDLDDLRANTEYSGYSNASPVSQWFWEVLQGFSKEDKARFLQFVTGTSKVPLEGFSALQGISGSQKFQIHKAYGSPHHLPSAHTCFNQLDLPEYTSKEQLQERLLLAIHEANEGFGFG; this comes from the exons ATGGCGGGCCACAGGTCGAGCTTTC TGCGGCTCCAGCAGATCTTGTCGGGCGGGAGGCCGGTCTCCCCCGCCCTAAAATTGGAGTCCGAGCCT CCTCCAAAAGTTAAAGCATTTATTGATAGGGTGATTAAGACTCCTTTACATGATATTGCTATACCTCTTTCAGGCTTCCGTTGGGAGTACAATAAG GGTAATTTTCATCACTGGAGGCCGCTTTTTATGCATTTTGATACATACTTCAAGACGTGTCTCTCTTGTAGGAAAGATCTTCTTTTATCTGATAATATTTCAGAGGAAGATCCATTTCCCAAGCATTCTGTTATGCAAATTTTAAGAGTCATGCAAGTTATTTTGGAAAACTGTCACAACAAGAGCTCATTTGGTGGTCTAGAG CATTTCAAGCTTCTGCTTGCCTCTACAGATCCAGAGATTCTAATTGCTACATTGGAGACTCTTTCTGCATTGGTGAAGATAAATCCCTCCAAGATACATGTGAGCGGGAAACTGATTGGTTGTGGCTCTGTTAACAGCTGTTTACTGTCTTTGGCCCAGGGCTGGGGAAGCAAAGAAGAAGGTCTGGGTTTACATTCATGTGTTATGGCAAATGAGAGGAACCAGCATGAAGGATTGTGCCTGTTCCCATCTGATGTGGAAAATAAATGTCATGAGACCCAATACCATTTGGGGTCAACCCTCCATTTTGAGTATAACATGGTCGTTTCCCAGGACACTGAGCAAACCAGCAGGAGAAGCAATTCATCCATCACGTGTGTCATACAGATCCCAGATCTTCATCTCCTGAAGGAGGATGATCTAAGCATTTTGAAGCAATGCGTTGACCAATTCAACGTACCTCCAGAATGCAGATTCTCACTGCTTACAAGAATTAGATATGCTCATGCGCTCCGTTCCCTTAGAACATGTAGGTTGTACAGCAGAATCATGGTACTTGCTTTCATTGTTCTGGTACAATCCAATGATGCTCAAGATGAACTTGTGTCTTTCTTTGCAAATGAGCCCGAGTATGCAAATGAGCTGATGAGGCTTGTTCGTTCTGAAGATTCTGTCCCTGGAACTATAAGAGCACTTGCCATCCTTGCATTGGGAGCACAACTAGCTGCACATGCATCATCTCATGAACGTGCTAGAATATTGAGCAGCTCaagtattatttctgtaggtgGAAATCGTATGGTGCTGCTAAATGTACTTCAAAAAGCTGTCTCCTCACTTACTAACCCCAGTGATCCTTCAACTCCATTATTTGTTGATGCTCTTCTACAGTTTTTCCTGCTTCATGTTCTATCATCTTCGAGTTCTGGGAGTGCTATAAGGGGGTCGGCAATGGTTCCCCCTCTTTTGCCCCTTTTAGGGGACTCGGATCCTGCCCATACGAATCTTGTCTGCTCAGCAGTGAAGACCCTTCAAAAGTTGATGGAGTACAGTAGTCCAGCTGTATCCTTGTTCAAAGACTTAGGTGGGGTGGAGCTTTTGACTCAAAGGCTGCAGATTGAAGTTCATAGAGTTATTGGTACAGTTGGTGAGAATAGCAATACAATGATCACTGGTGATTTAAAATCTGATGAAGATCATGTTTATTCCCAGAAGCGGCTTATCAAAGCTTTGCTCAAGGCACTTGGTTCTGCTACATATTCCCCGGCAAATTCTACAAGGTCGCAGGGCTCCCAGGATAATTCATTGCCTGTTTCTTTATCTTTGATATTTCACAATGTGAATAAGTTTGGAGGAGATATCTACTTTTCAGCTGTGACTGTAATGAGTGAAATTATTCACAAGGACCCAACATGCTATCCTATTTTGAATGAATCTGGTCTTCCAGATTCATTTCTGTCATCAGTGATTTCTGGGATACTTCCTTCTTCGAAAGCACTTATATGTGTCCCCAATGGTCTTGGTGCCATTTGCCTCAATGCTAAAGGATTGGATGCAGTTAGGGATACTGCTGCATTGCAGTTTCTTGTAGACACGTTTACAACCAGGAAATATTTGGTGGCAATGAACGAAGGTGTTGTTCTTTTAGCAAGTGCTGTGGAGGAGCTTCTTCGTCATGTATCTTCACTAAGAAGCACTGGTGTTGATATAATCATTGAAATCATCAATAAACTTGCTTCTATGGGGAAAGACAAATGCAAGGACCCTTCTGGTTGTTTGGTTGAGAACACTGACATGGAAACAGATCTTGACGATAAGCTAAACGACGGACATGATTTGGTGGGTGCCATGGACTCAGCTGCTGATGGTATCAGCAATGAGCAGTTTGTGCAGTTATGCATCTTTCATGTTATGATCCTTGTTCAACGGACTATGGAAAACCCTGAAACTTGTAGACTATTTGTGGAGAAGGGAGGCATAGAAAAATTGTTGAAACTGTTACTGCAGCCCAGCATCACACAGTCATCTGAAGGGATGCCAATTGCTTTGCATA AGCTTGTGTTTAAGGGCTTTACTCAGCATCATTCTGCACCTTTGGCACATGCATTTTCCTCTTCTCTGAGGGAGCATTTGAAGAAAGCTCTGAGTGGATTCAGTTCAGTTGCTGGATCATTTTTACTGGCTCCCAGGTCTACACCAGATAAtgaaatcttttcttctctttttgttgttgaatttattctGTTCCTTGCTGCATCAAAAGATAATCGCTGGATAAGTGCATTACTTACAGAATTTGGAGATGCTAGTAGGGATGTTTTGGAAGATATTGGATGGGTTCATCGGGAAGTATTGTGGCAAATTGCCCTTTTCGAAGATTTGAAGATTGAGGCAGATGCTGAGTCTTCGAATTTTACAAATGAGGTGAAAAGGTCAGAAGCAGGAAATGAATCTGATGAGCAAAGGTTCAGTTCTTTTAGGCAGTATCTTGATCCATTACTGAGACGAAGAGTGTCTGGGTGGAGTATAGAGTCACAAGTTTCTGACCTTATTAGCATATATCGTGATCTTGGCCGTGCTGCTAGTGGTTCACGAAGACTTGGTATGGATGGCCATTCAACTTTACGACTTGCATCTGGTTCCCAATCACAGTCTTCCAATTCTGTAGATGCCAATGCTACAGAAGAAGACAAGCAGAGATCATATTATTCTTCCTGCTGTGAGATGATGAAATCGCTTTCTTATCATATCAGCCATCTGTTTATGGAGCTGGGAAAGGCAATGCTGCTTGCTTCTCGTCGTGAGAACAATCCTATAAATGTGT CATCTGTTGGGTCTGTTGTTGGTACAGTTGCTGCAACTGTGCTGGAGCACTTGAATTTTGGAGGGCATGCGAGTCCTAACATGGAAATCTCCATATCTACAAAATGTCGTTACCTTGGCAAGGTTGTCGACTTTATTGATGGGATTCTATCAGACAGGCCGGAGTCATGTAATCCAATCATGCTAAATTGCTTTTATGGTCGTGGAGTCATCCATGCCATCTTAACAACTTTTGAAGCTACCAGTCAGTTGCTCTTTGCGGTTAATCGGGTGCCAGCTTCTCCTATGGAAACTGATGATAAAAGCCttaaagaagagaaggaagacatGGATAAATCTTGGATATATGGTCCCTTGGCCAGCTATGGTACTCTTATGGACCACCTTGTGACCTCGTCTTTCATCTTATCTTTCTCCACAAAACAGTTGCTTGAGCAACCTATTGCAAATGGAAATGTTCCATTTCCTCAAGATGCAGAGGCATTTGTGAAGGTGCTTCAGTCGAAGGTATTGAAGTCTGTACTTCCTATCTGGACTCACCCTCACTTTGCTGAATGCGATACGGAATTCATTAGTGCAATGATCTCCATTATGAGGCATGTTTATTCTGGGGTTGAAGTTAGGAATGTCAGTGGCAGTGCTGGAGATCGATTAAGTGGTCCTCCTCCTGATGAAACAGCAATATCAATGATAGTTGAAATGGGCTTTTCCCGGGTTAGGGCTGAAGAGGCATTGAGGCAGGTGGGAACAAATAGTGTTGagattgcaactgattggttatTTTCACATCCGGAAGAACCACAAGAAGATGCTGAACTTGCTCGAGCTCTTGCCATGTCGCTTGGGAACTCTGATGCATCCTCAAAGGAAGATGAAGCTGCAATTTCTAAGAATTTTGACCAAGAAGAGGAAGCAGTCCAGTTGCCTCCTGTTGATGAAATTTTATCTGCCTGCATTAGACTTCTGCAGGTGAAGGACCCTTTAGCTTTCCCTGTTCGGGATCTGCTTGTGATGATTTGCTCACAAAATGATGGCCAATACCGATCAAAGGTCCTCAATTTCATCATTGATCATGTAAAGCATTGTCGTATGGCATCTGATCCATTCAACAGCAACACATTGTCTGCACTTTTTCATGTCTTAGCATTAATCCTTCATGAAGATGCGGTAGCACGAGAACTTGCCTCTCAGGCAGGCCTGGTAAAAATTGCTTTGGATCTGCTTTTGGAGTGGAACCTGGGCTTGCAGGTTGGTGAGAAGTCCCAGGTTCCAAAGTGGGTGACTGTATGTTTTCTTTCTATTGATCGCATGTTGCAGGTGGATGCAAAATTGGCTTCAGAATTTACAAATTTGGACCAGCTGAAAAAGGATGATCCTGATACCCAGACTCCTGTAGTGATTGGTGAGAGCAAGATGAAGGATTCACAGTCCACTTTGGGATCAACTACTAGGTTTTTAGATGTGCAGGATCAGAAGAGGCTCTTAGACATATGTTGCAGATGCATACAGAACCAACTACCTTCTTGTACCATGCACGTGGTGCTTCGATTGTGTGCAACACTGACCAAAGTTCATTCAGTTGCTGTTAGTTTCCTTGATGCTGGAGGTTTGCGTGCATTACTTAATTTGCCAACTAGTAGCTTATTCTCTGGATTCAACAATGTTGCATCTGCAATAGTCCGCCACATTCTAGAGGATCCCCACACTCTTCAGCAGGCTATGGAGTCAGAGATACGTCACACTCTTCATTCAAATTCCAGAATTGCACCAcgtaattttatccaaaatttgtcCTTTGTTATTTCTAGGGACCCAGTAGTATTTATGAAAGCCGCTCACGCTGTATGCCAGATTGAGATGGTGGGTGACAGGCCATATGTTGTGCCGTTGAAAGATCATGATAAAGAGAAAtccaaggagaaagagaaagacaaGGCAATAGAGAAAGACAGGTCAGCAGCTGCTGATGGAAAATTTACTGCAGGGGATGTGAATTCAATGGCTCCAGGTAGCGGACATGGAAAACTGTCAGATTCAAATACAAAGAACACAAAACCTCACCGAAAATCTCCTCAGAGCTTTACAATGGTAATAGAGCATCTCTTAAATTTGATTGTAACTTTTATTCCATCATTGAAGGTCGAGGATCAGTTTGATGGTGTTCCTGGTACCCCATCTGTAGCAGACATGGATATTGACTTCACTGCAGCCAAAGGGAAAGGAAAAGCTATTGCTGTTTCATCTGAAGACAGCAAAATTGCTAGCCAGGAGGCCTCAGCTTCTCTTGCCAAGACTGCTTTCATCTTGAAGTTGTTGACAGAAATACTTTTGACTTACACTTCATCAATTCATGTCTTGCTTCGTAGGGATGAATTTAGTAGTTTCCATCGTCCTATACATGGCTCATCTGCTAACAGCTCTGGCGGAATATTTCACCATATTCTTCTCAAGTTTCTGCCGTACCCAGGGATCCACAAGAAGGCTAAAAAGGCAGATGGAGACTGGAGGCATAAATTAGCTACCAGGGCTAACCAGTTTCTGGTGGCGTCATCTATCCGTTCTACAGAAGGACGTAAAAGGATCTTTTCTGAAATCAGTAATGCGTTTAATAACTTCATTGACTCATCAAGTGGTTGCAGTTCTCCAGACTCTAGTATGCATGCATTTGTTGACCTGCTTAATGATATCCTTGCTGCCCGTTCACCTACTGGTGCATATATTTCAGCAGAAGCTTCAGCGACCTTCATAGATGTCGGGTTGGTTCGGACACTGACACGAACTCTACAAATTTTGGACTTGGATCATGCTGACTCGCCAAAGATTGTTACAGGAATTGTGAAGGCTCTGGAAACTGTATCTAGGGAATATGTTCATTCTGCTGATCTTAATGCTCTGAAGGGGGACACCTCTCTGAAGCCTGCTTCTGATCAGAATCAAGTAGGCTCATCATATGGTAGTGGCAGTGGATTCCAATTGCTGGAAACAACATCCCGGCATGATCATATTGAAG TGGCTGGCCATGTGGAATCTTTTAATGCTGTTCGAAATTCAGGCAGTTCAGATTCTATTACAGATGATATGGACCATGATCAGGATTTGGATAGGGGTTTTGCTCATGAATCTCAAGATGATTTTATGCGTGAAGCTTCTGAAGATGGTGCAGGCAATGAAAATGGAATGTCAACTGTGGAGATCAGATTTGATATCCCACACAATGCAGAGGATGAAATGGGTGATGAAGATGATGATATGTCGGGGGATGATGGGGATGAAGttgatgaggatgaggatgaggatgatgaGGAAAATAATGATTTGGAGGAAGATGATCTGCATCAGATGTCACATCCTGATACAGATCAGGATGAACATGAGGTTGACGATGAAGAGTTTGATGAGGATGGGTTAGAGGAAgacgatgatgatgatgaggatgatgatggagTTATACTACGACTAGAAGAGGGATTTAATGGTATCAATGTTTTTGATCACATTGAAGTTTTTGGTGGGAACAACAACTTTTCTAGTGAAACACTAAGTGTGATGCCTCTTGACATATTTGGCTCAAGACGCCAAGGTCGTACGACATCTATATACAATCTTCTCGGAAGAGCAGGTGATCATGGTGTTCATCTTGAACATCCACTCTTGGAGGAGCCATCGTCATTCAGGCACTTTGTTCGTCAAAGCAAACAGGTGA AGAATGCAGTTGATATGGCTTTCTCAGATAGAAATCATGAGGGTACTTCTTCTCGGCTGGATGCAATTTTCCGGTCATTGAGAAGTGGACAGCAAGGGCGGCATCGTTTCAATATGTGGTTAGATGATAGCCAGCAACGTGGTGGGTCAAGTGCACCTGCAGTGCCTCCAGGCATTGAGGAGTTGCTTGTTTCCCAATTGAGGCGGCCCATGCCCGACCAACCTTCTGACCAGAATGTCTCTACAGACAACCCTCAAGAAAAAGATGAGCCCAACCAGTTACAGAGATCAGATGCTGGAGTTAGAGAAGAAACAATTACAGGAGGCAGTGGAAACAATGAAAATATGGTTATCCCTTCTCCTAGTTCTGCGGTAGATGGCACTGGAAATGGAGTTGGACCTAGTGATGTTGCTGCACTTCAAGAAAGAGGAACATCAAATGCAAATGAGCAAGTTGCTGACATGCAGCGTGAACACAGTGATGCGGCCATACGAGATGTGGAAGCAGTGAGCCAGGCAAGCAGTGGAAGTGGTGCGACTTTAGGGGAAAGCCTTCGTAGCTTGGAAGTGGAAATAGGAAGTGCTGATGGACATGATGATGGAGAAAGGCAGGGCCCTGCAGATAGGCTTCCCTTGGGTGATTCGCAGCCATCCACTCGGGTGAGGAGGTCCTTAGGAAGTACAATGCCAATAGCCAGCAGGGATACATCTCTAGAAAGTGTCAGCGAGGTTCCACAACATCCTTCAAGTCAAGATGCTGGTCAAAGTGTTCCACAGGAAGAGCAGCAACCCAATAGAAATGTTGATACAGATGCAATTGATCCTACATTTTTAGAAGCTCTTCCTGAGGATTTGCGAGCTGAAGTACTTTCTTCACGACAGAATCAAGTGGCACAACCTTCCAGTGAGCGATCTCAAACTGATGGAGAGATTGATCCTGAATTTCTTGCTGCGCTTCCTCCTGATATTCGAGAAGAGGTCCTAGCACAACAACGTGCTCAAAGGCTACAACAATCACAAGAACTGGAGGGACAACCAGTTGAAATGGATGCTGTTTCAATAATTGCTACATTTCCTTCAGAAATACGAGAAGAG GTGCTTATAACATCCCCAGATACTCTACTGGCTACTTTGACACCTGCACTTGTTGCTGAAGCAAATATGTTGCGGGAAAGGTTTGCTCATCGGCATTATAGTGGCACACTTTTTGGCATGAACTCAAGAAATCGTCGGGGTGAATCTTCTAGGCAGGGTGATACTATTGGGTCAAGTCTAGACAGAACTACTGGTGATGTTGCCCGCAAGTCTGCAGCTGGCAAGCTGATCGAAGCTGATGGGGCCCCTCTGGTAGATACAGATGCTCTaaaaactttgatcaggttgcTTCGTGTTGTTCAG CCTGTATATAAAGGTCAATTTCAAAGGCTTCTCTTGAATCTTTGTGCCCATCATGAAACTAGAATGTCTTTAGTGAAAATTCTAATGGACATGCTTGATCTGCGGGGCTCCACTGATAATTCAGTTGATGCTGCTGAACCACTTTATCGATTGTATGGTTGTCAGAGTTACATTGCTTACTCCCGTCCTCGATTCTCAAATG GAGTGCCTCCTATAGTGTCCCGCCGTGTCCTAGAAACTCTGACATACTTGGCCCGAAATCATCTGAATGTGGCGAAGCTCTTGCTTCATCTTGAGTTGGCACAGCCACCTCTACATAAAGCAGAGGCTTCTGATCAGGGACGTGGTAAGGCTGTTATTATGGAAGAAGATAAACCTGAAGATAAGAAAGGGGATTTTGCTATTGCCCTACTTTTGAGTCTCTTGAATCAGCCATTGTACATGAGAAGCGTAGCTCATCTTGAACAG TTGTTAAATCTTCTTGAAGTTATCATGGTTAATGCTGAAAGCGACTCTGGCCTATCTAATAAATCCAGAGAGTCTCCTGATCAACCATCTTCTGATACCACCATGCAAGATGTGCAGATGAATACTGATGCTGTTGGATCGTCTGCTGGTGGAGATGGAAAATCATTCAAGGCAGAGGATTCCAGCAGAAACTCTGCATGTACTGTAAACAATAAAAGCAGTATAGGAGCTGTTCTACTGAGCCTACCACAAGCAGAATTGCTACTTCTGTGCTTATTGCTTGCACGGGAAGG ATTGTCTGATAATGCATATGTTCTCGTGGCTGAGGTGTTGAAAAAGATAGTGACTATTGCTCCTAGCTATTGCAGCTTATTCATTAAGGAACTTGCAATTTCCTTGCAAAATTTGACTTCATGTGCAAGGAATGAATTGCACTTATATGTGGATGCTGGAAAGGCTGTTCTTAGCACATCTTCTACCAACGGGACTGCAATCTTGAGAGTTTTGCAGGCATTGAGCTCTCTTGTTGTTGCATTACATGAGAAGAAGGATCCACGGCTTCTTCCCGAGAGAGAATATGCTAGTGCTTTGTCTCAGATTTGGGATATAAATGCAGCACTGGAATCCCTGTGGGTAGAGTTGAGCAACTGCATAAGCAAAATTGAGAGTTCTTCAGAATCCCAGTCTGATTTGACTGCTATTTCCGGGAATTTGGCATCCACAGCCGCAGGTGTAGCCCCCCCACTACCAGCAGGTACCCAGAACATCTTGCCATATATAGAATCATTCTTTGTGACATGTGAAAAATTATTCCCTGGACAATCAGAAGCAGTTCAAGAATTTGCTGCCACAGCTTCTGATATTGAAGATTCCACAACTTTGACTAGTGGACAGAAATCATCAGGAACCTCTCAAAATGTTGATGAGAAACATGTTGCTTTTGTTAAATTCTCCGAGAAACACAGGAAGTTGTTAAATGCATTCATTCGTCAGAACCCTGGGTTGCTCGAAAAGTCATTCTCTCTTATGCTAAAAGTTCCACGTTTCATTGATTTTGACAATAAGCGTGCTTATTTCCGATCAAAAATTAAACATCAacatgatcatcatcacaatCCAGTGAGAATTTCAGTGAGAAGAGCCTACATACTTGAAGACTCCTATAACCAACTGCGAATGAGATCACCTCAAGATCTGAAGGGGAGGCTGACTGTTCATTTCCAAGGAGAAGAAGGTATTGATGCTGGCGGGCTTACCAGGGAATGGTATCAGTTATTATCTCGTGTAATATTTGACAAGGGTGCCCTGCTTTTCACAACGGTGGGCAATGAGTCAACATTTCAACCAAACCCCAACTCTGTCTACCAAACAGAACATCTCTCATATTTCAAGTTTGTAGGAAGAGTG GTTGGTAAAGCACTCTTTGATGGTCAGCTTCTAGATGTTCATTTTACTCGATCTTTCTACAAGCACATTCTTGGGGTGAAGGTTACTTATCATGATATTGAGGCTGTTGATCCTGATTACTATAAGAGCCTAAAGTGGATACTTGAG AATGATAaaagtgatattttggaccttacTTTCAGCATAGATGCTGATGAGGAGAAGCTGATATTGTATGAGAAATCTCAG GTAACTGATTGTGAGTTGATTCCTGGTGGGCGGAATATCAGGGTTACtgaagaaaataagaaagaataTGTAGATCGTATAGCAGAACATCGGCTAACAACTGCTATTAGGCCCCAAATAAATGCATTTATGGAAGGCTTCAATGAGTTGATACCTCAGGATTTGATATCCATTTTCAATGACAAAGAGCTAGAATTATTGATCAGTGGACTTCCAGATATTGATT TGGATGATTTGAGAGCGAATACTGAGTATTCTGGCTACAGCAATGCATCACCTGTCAGTCAGTGGTTCTGGGAAGTGCTTCAGGGCTTCAGCAAGGAGGATAAAGCTCGATTCCTGCAGTTTGTCACTGGCACCTCCAAG